The genomic DNA cccagatcGGGGTCCCCCTTGTGGCAGGACCCCCAGATGCCCACCCCATTGAGCTGGGAGCTGCCCCCCCCCTTGCCTTGACGTCCCCCAGGGAAGACACCCCCATGGACCATCACCCCACTTGCCGGGGGGCCACCGGGGTCCCCTGGGGTGCAggtttgggtgggggtgggggatgtGTGGACCCACCTGCCTCCCCCATTGCTTCTCCAGGTCCTCCAGGTTCTTCTGGGCCAAGGCGTCGTATTGCGCCCGGATCTCCGCCATGATCTTGCCCAGGTCCTGCGACTTGGGCGCGTCCACCTCCACCGTCAACGCCGAGTCGGAGACCTGGGCCTGGAGGCTCTTCACCTCctggggggcagcgaggggctggcATCAGCGTGGGGGTCCCCACCATCCCTGgaccccgccccccgccccggccctggcTTCATCCCGACCTCCTCGTGGTTCTTCTTCATGAAGATGAGCTCCTCCTTGAGGGACTCGAtctccccctccagctgcagccgGGCCATGTTGGTGTCATCGATGACCTTGCGCAGCCCCGTGATGTCGTTCTCCACCAAGAGGCGGATGGCCAGCTCCGCCTCGTACCTGGGGACACGGCGCTGAGCGGCTCCAGCCCCggccacgtccccgtccccgtccccatccccatccccgaccccgtccccatcccctccccatccctgtccccatccccatctctgtccctgtccccgtccccgtccccgtccccgttcttacccctgtcccatccctgttgccacccccatctctgtccccatccctgtccctgttcccggccatgtccccgtccccatccttgtccccgtccccatccccatcctctccCCATTCCCACTCCCGTTTccatccctgtccttgtccccgtccccatcctcgTCCCTGTCTCCATTCCTGTCCTTTCTCCATCCacatcctcatccctgtcccctcccctattcccatccctgttcccatccccattcccaacCCTCTTCCCactcccatccccattcccaatCAATTCCCACTTCCATCCCCATTCCCACCCAagccctcatccccatccccattcccaacCCTattcccacccccatccccattcccatttCCATCCCCATTCCCAACCAATTCCCactcccatccccattcccaactctattcccatccccatccccattcccacccatattcccatccccatccctgtccctgttccCATCCCACCCCTATTCCCCCcctccattcccatccccattcccgtccccattcccacccccattcccattcccagcCCATTCccacccccactcccacccccattcccatccccattcccacccactcctgtccccactcccacccccactcccaccccactcccacccattcccatccccattcctgtccccactcccaccccactcccacccccatccccattcccactCCCACCCATTCCCACTCCcacccattcccatccccattcccaccccactcccaccccactcccaccccactcccacccccatTCTCATCCCCATTCCCATGTCCATCCCCATTCCCACCCATTCCCTTTCCCACTCCTACCCACTCCCACCCATTCCCACCCCCATTGCCATCCCCATTGCCACCCCACTCCCAACCCCCACTCCCACCGCCACCCCactcccatccccattcccatccccattcccatccccattcccatccccatccccactcccGCCCATTCCCATTCCCACTCCTACCCACTCCCACCCATTCCCACCCCCATTGCCATCCCCATTgccaccccactcccaccccactcccacccccactcccacccccactcccacccccatccccattcccactcccacccattcccatccccattcccaccccactcccacccccattctcatccccattcccatgtccatccccatccccattcccacccATTCCCTTTCCCACTCCTACCCACTCCCACCCATTCCCACCCCCATTgccaccccactcccaccccactcccacccccattcccatccccattcccgcccattcccattcccactccccccccactcccccccctccccccctcacTTGACCCTGAAGTCCTCGGCCGCCAGCCGGGCGTTGTCGATCTGCAGCACCGTGCGGGCGTTCTCCACCGTCACCCCGaaaatctgggggggggggggggggacacggacacggCCCCGTCACCGGggcgcggggacccccccgccgccgcccgcccgcgccgccgcccacGTCACGCGGGCAGGTGCCACCCTggcagggcgggggaggggcgggggggggacctCACCCCGGAAAAGCGCCGATAaaccggggtgggggtgggggttcacccgggggggggggggacgggtgGGTGCTGGGTGACCCTGAGCCCAGAACACGGCGCTGGGAGGGGGGGCGTGGGGCTCCTTTGCCTTTGGGCCCCCTCCGACACCGCCTCGCCCCGGGCCCTCGgtcatgtccccccccccccccagccaagccccccagcccccacatAGGTGACGACCCTGAGCTTGGGGTGCAAAGTtcacccagccccaccacccgCCGGGTTAATGCTTAACCCCGGGGTGCCACCAGCCTTGGGGACACCAACGGCAGCTcggtcacccccccccccccccacggggaccccacCTTGTCCCGCAGCTCCTCGATGACCTCCCAGTGCTGGCTCCAATCCCGGGTGCTGGGACCCTTCTTGGCCATGAAATCCCGGATCTGGACCTCCAACCTCCGGTTCTCCTGCTCCAAACTCCGGACCTTCTCCAAGTAGGTGGCCAAGCGATCGTTGAGGTCCTGCATCGTCTCCTTCTCGTTGGCCACCATGCTAGAACCCGTAAACAACGTGCTgccccccaacccagccccaTAGCCGGCCCCATAACCGCTCCCATAACCACCCCCAGAACTGGTCAAGCTGGTGGTGCGGGTGACGGAGATGCGGGAacccgagccccccgccccggcgtaGACGCTGGCCGCGCTGCTCAGGGGGGCGAAGCGGCGGCCGGAGCCGATGCCGGGGGTGGCACCGGGGCGGTGGGAGCTGGAGTAGACGCTGCTGCGGGAGTAGCTCATGGTGACGGTGGTGGAGGCACCGGAGCGACGAtggggacggacggacggacggacggacggacgggagCGATTTATAGCCGGGAGAGGCGGGGAGGGCggcccctccccacggccccGCTCCGGGCCCCTGCGCGCCCGGGAAGGtggggctggatccagcccaAGGCTTTTGTTCCTGTGGGGTGcggggtggagggacgggggtcAGCGCCATAACCCGTGGGGTGcggggtggagggacgggggtcAGCCCCATAATGCGTGGGGTGCGGGGCGGAGGGATGGGGGTCAGCCCCATAACTTGTGGGGTGCGGGGTGGAGGGATGGGGGTCAGCGCCATAACCCGTGGGGTGCGGGGTGGAGGGATGGGGGTCAGCGCCATAACCCGTGGGGTGCGGGGTGGAGGGATGGGGGTCAGCCCCATAACCCGTGGGGTGCGGGGCGGAGGGATGGGGGTCAGCCCCATAACCCGTGGGGTGcggggtggagggacgggggtcAGCGCCATAACCCGTGGGGTGcggggtggagggacgggggtcAGCGCCATAACCCGTGGGGTGCGGGGCGGAGGGATGGGGGTCAGCCCCATAACCCGTGGGGTGCGGGGTGGAGGGATGGGGGTCAGCCCCATAACTTGTGGGGTGCGGGGCGGAGGGACGGGGGTCAGCGCCATAACCCGTGGGGTGCGGGGCGGAGGGATGGGGGTCAGCCCCATAACCCGTGGGGTGCGGGGCGGAGGGACGGGGGTCAGCCCCATAACCCGTGGGGTGcggggtggagggacgggggtcAGCCCCATAACCCGTGGGGTGcggggtggagggacgggggtcAGCCCCATAACCCGTGGGGTGcggggtggagggacgggggtcAGCCCCATAACTTGTGGGGTGCGGGGTGGAGGGACGAGGGTCAGCCCCATAACTTGTGGGGTGCGGGGTGGAGGGATGGGGGTCAGCCCCATAACGCGTGGGGTGCGGGGTGGAGGGATGGGGGTCAGCCCCATAACTTGTGGGGTGCGGGGTGGAGGGATGGGGGTCAGCGCCATAACCCGTGGGGTGcggggtggagggacgggggtcAGCCCCATAACCCGTGGGGTGcggggtggagggacgggggtcAGCCCCATAATGCGTGGGGTGCGGGGTGGAGGGACGAGGGTCAGCGCCATAACCCGTGGGGTGCGGGGTAGAGGGACGGGGGTCAGCCCCATAACCCGTGGGGTGCGGGGTAGAGGGACGGGGGTCAGCCCCACACATTTTGGGGGACCCCACAGCTCCAGCTCTCCCCACCGTTGCACACCAGCCCCACATCACCCCACTGATACACCCACCCACCCCATAGCGACCCCCACccctgggggcggcggggccctccCGTGTTCCTGGGGGTCGCAGGTGGGGCTGGCGGTGCTGGagaccccggggccggggcgggggggggggtcggtgTGGATCCCCCGTGGGGACGGTCCCGGCGTGGCTCCGGGGGGCTCGTCCTGCCCAACCGGCTCCAGGAATCCTGCCTGgcctcttccccccgcccccacccgaGATGGGGGGGGATCCAtgcaccccccccccacctcccttggggcagccagccccgctcgcccgcaCCCCAAACCCAGGGACACCCCACCAGTGGGTCTCAGCCCCCCTCCCGGGTGCACCCCCGCCCACGCGGGACCCCCCGGGCTGATTGggggcggctccggggccggagcgggggggggggggggcggggggcggcattCCAGCGTTatctgcagtgctgggggggagggggtctgGAGCCCCGGGGGGGTGTGGGGCGTGGGGCCGGGCACGTCCCCACTCAACGGGGTCAAAGAGGGCAGCGAtgccctttggggggggggtgtggggtgtcctgggggtgcTGCGGGTGGGAGCGGGGGCCCCCGCTGCAGGCGTGAGAAGACGCAGCTTGGCACGAGTTCGCCCTTTGCACGAGCGCGCGGCTTTGCACGAGAGCGCAACCCTTGCACGAGCGCGCGCTTTGCCGGGACACGCGCATTTGCACGAGTACGCTCTTTGCAGAAGCACGCGCCTTTGCGTGAGCGCGCGCCTTGCACGAGCACGCACCTTTGCACAAGGATGCACCTTGCACGAGCACACACCTTGCACGAGCACGCACCTTTGCACAAGGATGCACCTTGCACGAGCACGCACCTTGCACGAGCACACACCTTGCACGAGCACGCATCTTTGCACAAGGATGCACCTTGCACGAGCACACACCTTGCACGAGCACGCATCTTTGCACAAGGACGCACCTTTGCACGAGCACGCATCTTTGCACAAGGACGCACCTTTGCACGAGCACGCACCTTTGCACAAGGACGCACCTTGCACGAGCACGCACCTTTGCACGAGCACGCACCTTTGCACAAGGACGCACCTTGCACGAGCACGCACCTTTGCACGAGCACGCACCTTTGCACAAGGACGCACCACTGCAAAACCGCTCCCCGTTGCACGAACGTCGCCTCGCACGAGCCTTCGCACAACCAAACCCTTTTTGCGCAACCCCTCGCCGTGCACAACCACGCACCCTTGCACGCGCATTTGCACGgcccccacggcgggggggggacacacgcgCGGGTGGCGtgggctccctgcagcccccgccccccccggcccacCCGGGATTCCTGGCTCTGCCGGTGTTTGCTCTGGCCGGGCCATAAAGGGGTGAGTCAGGGTGGGGGGGCTGTGCCCCCACTTCTGCGTCATTCCTGCCCCATTCCTGCCCCATTTCACCCCTTTCCTGCCCCATTTCGCCCCATTCCTGCCCCATTTTGCCCCATTCCAGCCCCATTTCACCCCATTCCAGCCCCATTTTGCCCCATTTTGCCCCATTCCAGCCCCTTTTCACCCCATTTCACCCCATTCCAGCCCCATTTTGCCCCATTTTGCCCCATTCCAGCCCCTTTTCACCCCATTTCGCCCCATTCCTGCTCCATTTTGCCCCCTTCCAGCCCCATTTTGCCCCATTTCATCCGATTCCTGCCCCATTCCAGCCCCATTCCTGCCCCATTTTGCCCCATTTCACCCCATTTTGCCCCATTTCACCCCATTCCGCCCCATTCCTGCCCCATTTCACCCCATTCCGCCCCATTCCAGCCCCATTTTGCCCCATTTCACCCCATTCCTGCCCCATTTCACCCCATTCCGCCCCATTCCTGCCCCATTTCACCCCATTTTGCCCCCTTCCAGCCCCATTTTGCCCCATTTCATCCCATTCCTGCCCCATTCCAGCCCCATTTCTCCCCATTCCGCCCCATTCCAGCCCCATTTTGCCCCATTCCAGCCCCATTCCGCCCCATTTCACCCCATTCCGCCCCATTCCAGCCCCATTTTGCCCCATTTCACCCTATTCCAGCCCCATTCCGCCCCATTCCAGCCCCATTTTGCCCCATTTCACCCCATTCCTGCCCCATTCCAGCCCCATTCCGCCCCATTCCAGCCCCATTTTGCCCCATTTCACCCCATTTCGCCCCATTCCAGCCCCATTCCGCCCCATTCCAGTCCCATTTTGCCCCATTTCACCCCATTCCTGCCCCATTCCGCCCCATTTtgccccgctgccgccccacgcCGCCGCGGGCCGAGGGTTTGTTCCTCTGCCAAACCCGCGCCATTTCGGCGTCCTTTGAGGGTGCTGGCGGTGGCACcgcgccgggaggaggaggacgagagGGGACGAGGAAATGGAGGCGCTGGAGCAGCCCTGgcgggggctgagctgggggtccCCGAGGTGTCCGACCCACCCTGGGGTCACAGGGGGGTCCCACCCTGGGTTCcccaccctgggggtccccaccctggggtccccgtGGTGTCTGGTGGCAGGGGGTCCCACCCTGGGGGTCGCCACCCTGGGGTCCTCGTGGTGTCTGGTGGCAGGGGGTcccaccctgggggtccccaccctggggtccccgtGGTGTCTGGTGGCAGGGGGTcccaccctgggggtccccaccctggggtccccgtGGTGTCTGGTGACAGGGGGTcccaccctggggtccccacTCTGGGATCCCCGTGGTGTGTGGctctggggctgcaggggggtccCACCTTGGGGTCCCCATGGTAtcccaccctggggtccccccctggggtccccatgtTGTCTGACCCTGGGGACGCAGGGGGGTCCCACCCCGGGGTCCCAGCAGTGCCCCCCCCAGGGTCCCAGAGACGTTTGACCCCAGGTTCCCAGAGGTGCCCCCCCGCCCAGGGTCCCCCCCTCGGGGCCCCCGCAGGGTCTGACCCCCCGGCAGCGTTTGAACCCGGGGCTGCCCCGACACCCCCCATcgtccctgacccccccccccccattgccaCCTCCTTGGGGCGATGCTCcccaccggggctgggggggtgctcctggggcaccCCCACCTCTCCGCTCCTCTTTGGGGGACCCCGATGGAGACAGCGGGACCCCCTGACCCCGCCGctggtgcgggggggggggtcgggggccGTTCCCCACCCCGGCCCCTTATCAGGCGCATTCCTCCCGTGCCGGGTGGGTGATGGAGGAGCTGGGAGCAAACACGTCCCGTCCCCCGCCCCCGcgtccccccacgcccccccccccggccccgaaGGCCACCAGAGCTCACCCCAGATGAAAGGGCCTGTGGCCGATAAGGCTCTGCcacgacccccccacccccaaagctTCAAGGGCCGgatctggggacccccccccccccccccaagctgtgCTCAGCACCCTGAGGGATGCTGGATGCGACCCCGGCCAAGCCCTGAGCCCCCTCCCTCCATGGAGGCATCTCCAAGGGGATGACCTGGACCCTTGGTGGTCCAGGGCCACCATCCGCCCCGCTGTCCCCAACCGGTGGGGACGCCATGGGGACGCGGGGACACCCcgtttaccccccccccccccgaagtgCCCGGCTCCCCAAGGGTTAAGCAACACGGCCCGAGGTCCTGCTGCATTCCTGAGCGATGAAGCCAcaactgggaccccccaccctcctcctccctcccagacCCAGCTCGGGGGTTGCTGCAAACACGGtcaggacctggggggggggcacccagaggggtccggccgccccccccccccccccaggcaagGGCACCCTTGAGGTCCTGCTTgcgtggggacagggaggtggcGTTTGTCCCCAGCCCCTTGGGGACATCCCCTGAGCCACCacatccctcctgtccccacggGGGTCCTGGGCATCCaggggggacccccacccagccacagtgcacccccccccacccacgggGTGCACACCCGGACCACGCAGCGCCCCGCATCCCCTCGGAGGGTCCTGCCTTTGCACGACCCCCGGTGATGGGGAAGGGGGTGcaccccccccgggacacccccccccccctctggGGACactccgggggggggggtggcagccAGCGGGGGACGGGGGGTGCCACCCATCAGTGCCGTCCCCGTGGCCGTCACCCAACCCACAGCAAACAAAAGCCCAGGGAGACGCTTGGCTTCCACCCAAAACGGGGTGCGGGGCCCCCCCCGCGGCTGCTCAGGGGGAGACGCTGAGGGGTGACGCGGGGGGGGGCTTtagggtgggctggggggggtctgtcCCCCCTGGGGTGACCGGGGGAGAGGTGGGTGGGGGATTTATGGCTAAATGTCTTCTGGTGTGGGGTCACCCACCCGTGGGGCTGAGTGGGGTCCTGGGGATGTTGCTTtgcccacccccccccctccgTTTgccctccgtgcctcagtttccccagttaagGGGGACAAAGCAGAGCGGGGCTTGGCCGGGAGCCACGGAGGGCGGCTGGGAAGTCCCCGCTGCTCCTCGGGGTGCACGTTGAGCTTCTCCTGCCCGCCCAGAGCGGCATTGGGGGGGGACTCGGGGGCTtcgcgggggccggcgggggggtcCCGCACCCTGCCGGGACCTGGCACCCACCCAGGGCCCcactccctccctgccagcggtATCTCGGTGGGGAGGGAAGTATTTGCCTGGGTTGCAAATTCCTTCGTGATAAGAGAAGCTGGGCgggatggagagcttctccggggggatggagagcttctccgGGGGGACGGAGAGCTTCTcggggggatggagagcttctccggggggatggagagcttctcggggggatggagagcttctccggggggatggagagcttctcggggggatggagagcttctccgGGGGGATGGAGACCTTCTCTGGGGGGATGGAGACCTTCTCcggggggatggagagcttctccgggggatggagagcttctcggggggatggagagcttctccggggggatggagagcttctctgggggatggagagcttctccgGGGGGATGGAGACCTTCTctgggggatggagagcttctctgggggatggagagcttctcggggggatggagagcttctccgggggatggagagcttctccgGGGGGATGGAGACCTTCTctgggggatggagagcttctctgggggatggagagcttctccgGGGGGATGGAGACCTTCTctgggggatggagagcttctctgggggatggagagcttctctgggggatggagagcttctccgggggatggagagcttctcggggggatggagagcttctctggggggatggagaccttctctgggggatggagagcttctctgGGTGGTGGAGAGCTTCTCTaggggatggagagcttctctggggggatggagagcttctctgggggatggagagcttctctaggggatggagagcttctcggggggatggagagcttctctaggggatggagagcttctctgGGTGGTGGAGAGCTTCTCTaggggatggagagcttctccgCGGGGTGGGAGAGCTTCTCcggggggatggagagcttctccgGGGGGGTGGAGAGCTTCTCCAGGGGGATGGAGACCTTCTCCGGGGGGATGGAGACCTTCTCTGGGTGGTGGAGAGCTTCTCTaggggatggagagcttctctgggggatggagagcttctctggggggatggagagcttctctgggggatggagagcttctccgGGGGGATGGAGACCTTCTCcggggggatggagagcttctccgGGGGGATGGAGACCTTCTCcggggggatggagagcttctcgGGGGGATGGAGACCTTCTCCGGGGGGATGGAGACCTTCTCCGGGGGGATGGAGACCTTCTCTGGTGGATGGAGAGCTTCTCCAGGGAATGGAGAGCTTctctggggggatggagagcttctccAGGGCGTGGGAGAGCTTTGCAGCTCCCCTCCATGGGCCACAGCCGCTTTCAGCCCCTGGGGAGGACGGGGGAGGCAAATCGCGTCCCCTCTCCCGGTGTCGCAGCTTTGGGGGGCTTTGAGACCCTCTTGCAAAGCTGGGGGAGCTCAGCCGTGTCCCCCCCGCTGCAACTCAACAAGGTGATGGCCACCCAAGTGTGGGTCCGGGAGGTTTCTGGCTCACGGGCTCCGtgcggggatttggggggggatgggtggctgtggctgtgcagggacGGACGCATGGACAGCTGGGTGCAGCTACCcaggatgggtggggggtgggccCATAACGGTGGGACTGTCCAGGGATCCGCAGGGGGATGCGGGGATGGGTGGAGGGATGGGTATTGGGAAGGATGGGGGTGGCTGGGTTTGTCCTgggcgggtgggtgggtgggtggatgggtgggtgggtgggtgggtggatgggtgggtgggtgggtgggtgggtgggtgggtgggtgggtggatgggtgggtgggtggatgggtgggtgggtggatgggcgGATGGgcggatgggtgggtggatgggtgggtgggtggatgggtgggtggatgggtgggtggatggatggatgggtgggtgggtgggtggatgggtgggtgggtgggtgggtggatgggtgggtgggtggatggatgggtgggtggatgggtggatgggtgggtggatgggtggatgggtgggtggatgggtgggtgggtgggtgggtgggtagatggatggatgggtggatgggtggatgggtggatggatggttgggtgggtgggtgggtgggtggatgggtggatggatatCTAGAAGGGTGGGTGGTTGGGCCTGGCCAAGGACGGAGGGACAGGCAGGTGGGTATCTAGGAGGGTGCATGGATGGATGGGCCTGGCTAGAGACGGAcagatgggtgggtgggtgtctaGAAGGATGGGTGGGTGGCCAGGTCTGGTCAGGGATGGAGATCGGTGGATGAATGGACATCTGGAAGGATGGGTGGGTGGTTGGGTCTGGCCAGGGATGGGCACATGGGCATGCAGACGTGCGTGGACGGGATGGCCAGAGCTGGCTGGAGGAGAGACGGACCCCCCTCCTCGGGGGCGCGGAGCTCCACGGGGTTACCCCACGTCAGCCGGATCCCCGGTCGCGCTCCCCGgctctgccctttccctgcccgctccccggcgctgccccggagCCACCCTTCCTGCCGGAGACAAAGTCAACCCGCGAACCTCCGAGTCCCTGCCTTCGGGTGCCGGGCGCCGTGCGCCGTCTcggcccagcgcccgccgctcCCGTGCGGGGCAAGCCTGGTCCTGCCCGGCCGCCCGCGCCACCCGGCCgcatccccaccccagccctccccggtGCCAGGGCGCTGCCGGAAACCTGCCGGAGATCCGGAGCGGCAGGTGGAGAGATGGCACGgaatggcacggcatggcacagcatggcacggcatggcatggctcggcatggcatggcacggcacggcatggcatggcactgcattgcatggcatggcacggcacggcactgcatggcatggcatggcatggcatggcacggcacggcacggcacggcatggcatggcatggcacggcacggcatggcacggcatggcatggcatggtactGCATGGCACTGCATTGCATGGCATGGCACTGCATGGCACGGCACTGCATGGCACTGCATGGCAtagcacggcacggcatggctcggcatggcatggcaccgcacggcatggcac from Calonectris borealis chromosome 30, bCalBor7.hap1.2, whole genome shotgun sequence includes the following:
- the KRT18 gene encoding keratin, type I cytoskeletal 18, which produces MSYSRSSVYSSSHRPGATPGIGSGRRFAPLSSAASVYAGAGGSGSRISVTRTTSLTSSGGGYGSGYGAGYGAGLGGSTLFTGSSMVANEKETMQDLNDRLATYLEKVRSLEQENRRLEVQIRDFMAKKGPSTRDWSQHWEVIEELRDKIFGVTVENARTVLQIDNARLAAEDFRVKYEAELAIRLLVENDITGLRKVIDDTNMARLQLEGEIESLKEELIFMKKNHEEEVKSLQAQVSDSALTVEVDAPKSQDLGKIMAEIRAQYDALAQKNLEDLEKQWGRQITESTIEITQSSKEIDTARSTVVDLRRSVQTLEIDLESLRNQKAGLEANLLEVDNRYGVQLEQLNGLILRAEAELLQLRNEVQRQAEDYQALLNVKGKLEAEIATYRQLLEGGEEFSLQDALEKETTSTTTQRTTQRVVDGKVVTETKEVKVRTY